GCGCGGCAGGTGGGTGCCAAGAATGTCCTCGGTGTGTCTGGTTTGGGTGTCTATACAGCTGCCAGCGCGGCCGAGGACTGCATGGGCTTGGACTCCAGAGTGGTGTACAGGTATCTAGGAGGGAAAGAAAGCTCTTGAACCGTGCGAGCTGCTTGTGAGCAAGGGTAACATGATATTGAATGAAAACGCCAACCATGCTTAGTATTGTTCAAGTATCTCCGCCATGCTATGTATGCGACTGATGCGATGCTATCTAATCTCGCGAGTTTTATAGGCAAAAATGATCatgaaaagagaaaagaagaataAACAAAGCCCGAGATATCCGAAACCCCATGCCAACCTCCCATCATCCCTACCGTGGCCATTATCATGCATTTCATATCAATCTGTATGCATGCCTGCGTCACATATTTATCGTTCTGACAAATAGCAAAGGGAAAACTTGAGAtgaaataaagaaaaggggtaATAACAAAGGAGAATGTCATACACTTTCATCATAATCATATTCTGTCCCATCCTTGCGCGCGTCCAGAGCCTCCAAGCCTTGGTCTAGATTGCCGGGAAATGGTCTATTTCGTCGTCCCTTTGATGTTCTTGAACTTTAGATAGCCCAGAACATGCCAGTTGTTCATCCAGGCCCATCGCCGTGAACCCCTGACCAGCGTCTTGGTCTGGCTGGTAACacgggggaggcggagtACCAAGGCCGGGGTGACGTAGTGTTGTAGGAAAGCCCAGAAAAAGAGGATCTGGAATGTGAGGCAGGTGAGGAAGGTCCAGTCGATCTCGTCGCCTGGATGGGTGTCGTCAGAGCCAGAAGGGccaaagaggaaggcgaggcCTATGAGCAAAGGGGAGGATTCGACAAAGGAGATGGCTCTAGTGTTGGAGGAAGTTGCGGTGGGGGTAGTGATTGTGGTGCCGGTCGTGACCTGGCTGCGTGCCTGCACCTCAACCCTCGAGAGCGTGGCCTGCAAAGGTGGTGTGGGCGCAGAAGGGCGTGACAAAAGTGCGGAGAGGGTTGAGGATAGTCACATGCCACGACCAAAGAGAACCGGGTAGCGGAAGAGCTTTTTCttccagccgccgccgctgcccgAAACTACTGCCGGACTTTGGGATTTGCCTTTGATTGCTGGGGCTTCAGCCTCTGGCTTAGGCGCCGATGAAGACTCGGCAGCTGGAAGTGAAACGGAGACGGGGAGgttcttgttgctgctggaaaACTTGGAGCGCGTCCTTGCGAGTGTGAGGTGGAGGGACGAAGAGGAACCCCTGCCCATGACGCCGTTCTTGAGGCTCCTGAGGCTCCTCGCTCTGCTGGTCTTCGGGACGACGACTGGAACGGGCTGTGGCTGCTCAACGGTCGACGCAGCGGGCTCCGACTCCGGCTGCGGCTTCTGCTCAGCCGTTTGGGACTCAGCGGGCCCAACGGTGTCAGCAACGTCGGGAACTTTGTCGGCGTCCTCCTGGGTCCCTTGGGTGACGGTGTTCTCGACCTCCACTTTTGGAGCGGGCGCAGCTTCAGCGACTTCGGGCTGTATCACAAAACAAAGGGTTAGCACCAGAGCATCTTGCGGGTGTGGCGTGACGTTGGGACAACGACACCAAAGGAAGAGTGccggaaaaaaaaagaaaaaaagggatGTACCTCTTTGGAAATCGAGGGCCCTTCTTGGGAGAGATGGGTGGCGGGGAAGACTGACTTCTCCATCTGgtcctccttgtcctcctcttttTGTTCCTGGGTGTCTTCAGCGACGGAGGCGGAAACCGCCTCGAGGATTTCAGCCGGAAGCTCGAGCTTACTAGGAAGCGCAATGGCGGGCTTAGGGGAGGGAAGCAAGGCTGACAGGGCCGGTTGGGAGGCAGTCTCGGCCTCCTCTTTAGCCGGTTCAGAGGCCTCATCCTTGGCCTCGTCCTTGGGCGAATCGAGCTTGGCCTTATCATTGATAGGCGCAGCAACGGAAGGCTTGTTTTGGTTCCGCTCCTGATCATCCCCAGCCTTGGAGGGGGCACTGACGAGCTCGTTGATCTCGGCCACGGGCAGAACCTCCTGCAGTGGGGTCAGAGGTACCTCCACCTCGACAACCGCAGGAGCAAGAGCCTCCTTGCCGACGACGGCCTGCTCGTGCTCCGAGGCAGTATCGATTTCGGACCAGAACCCCGAATCGGCTTGTCTCAAGGCCGCACGAGGATTGATCTTGGGCTCAAGGGCAGGCACTTTGTCGGAGATCACAATGGGGACCGACGAGGTGGGGCCCTCCTGGAGAACTGGGAGAGCTCTGAACTCGCCCGCCGGCTCTGGGTCCATGTCGATGTGCTTGCCTGAGTCGGCGCGCTCGCGCTGCTTTGCGAGGGTCGGAACAGGGCCAAGCTTTTCAacctgcttctccttctccttctccttctcctcaagcACCGGGGCGAGGTGGGCCAAGTCTTCGGTGTGCACTTGTTCGTGCGCCTTCACCTTGATTTCCTCGACCACCTCTCTGAATGCCTCACGGGCCGGCTCCTCATGCTCGACCACAGTTGGCGTCTCCGAGATGGGGTCCAGCTCAAACACGGGTTTCGACTGTGCCAGCGGCTCTTCCACCTGCACCTGTTGTGAAGTCTGAACGGGCAAGGCGGGCAGGTAGGGGTCAGAAAACGCCTCGTTGGGCGAATCATGCTGACCGTCAGTCCCACTCATTTCGTCTTGGGAGGGCCAGGGCACGGCTGTCTTGGTGCTCTTCCTGGAGGACGGCGTTGGGAATGAGTCCTCCCTGGAGATGGTCCTGGATCTGAGGTCTATGTTGGACATGGGAGTCCCCGgtgctgggggaggtgatgtcGCCCTCGAGCTGCCGGGGGTGCtaggctgctgctgctgctgctgctggctctGTGGCTGTTGTGGGGCAGCCTgttgtgatgggggtggaggcTGCGGCTTGGGGACATAGCTCTCACAGAATATTTCCAGGACGGTGCGCAGCAGCACCCGGTTGGGAGAAAGGATGTTGCTGATTTGGTCCAGCAGGTCGGATTCTCGGAGGGCCTTGGCGTCCTTGAGATGAGGACGAATCTTTGCCCTTAAAAAATTCAAAAACCAGTCGTCATTGTCGCAGAGATTGGGGTGGGCGTCTCTGGCCACCTCCAGcagggaagggaggggcAGGCCCTCGCCATACCTTTCAATCTTGGCCTCAGCAAGCTTCATGAGGTCTGGGAGATCGTAGTGTTTCGCGGCGGCGTAGGCCTGGATGCTGGTCTTGAGCTCGGCAATCTGGCGTGGGAGGTCGTCGGCAGCCTTTGGCTTGAGGGTCTCGTAGGTGCCGGTGTGGAGGTAATGTACAAGAACGTGGCTAACGTCATCCGAGATCTCTGGGAGCTCGGGAAGGTTATCCTCATAGGCGGCGTGGAGCCTGGGGCttctgaggaggatgtcCTTGGGCAGCGTCAAGGGGCTTGCAAAAGGAACTGTGCAGGTGGGGCTTGCGTATGGTCTGCTTAGCCAGGTTATTTATCAGTTGTTTGAAAAGGCAGCGTGAGATATAACAGATATATATACAACATACGAAGTCTCGGGACGGGGATCCATGTCGTGCCTGGGGAGAGCAAGCTGGCCGTCGATTCCCTTCCTGGCGGCACcgctcttcttttttctggCCATGGTTTCGCTGGTGAGGGTGGATATggtggcgacgaggagggcaaCGAGAGTCAAGAGGGCAGCTGGATGAGACTGGATGGTTCGACAGTGAAGTGGAGGTCGAGGTTGTAGAGATCAGTCTTCATTGCTCGCCAAAGACTCGACGGGGTTATCTCTTAAGTCTTTGAGCGGTGGAGCCGTGCCGGGGACGACTCCATAAGAGTTCCATCTTAATCCTTTACCGCTACTGCAGGGCTAGCTGGGTGCAGCAGCGGCGCATCTCGACTCGTCATTTGCCAGAGTTGGGCCTCAACCCATTGCCGGTCCTAGGTGGGTTGATGAGCTGTCAGCGAGCCTATCCCCAATCGGAAGCGGGCCCTCCAACCAGGAGCCCCTGTGTAGCCAGTCGCCTTGATAGGGCTGTCTGGGAACCATGTGAGTCCCCGACGTGGCCTGTCGAACCCAATGTTTCACGGAGAGAGACAGCCTGAGGGGCCACGACGACATGTGCCGTGTTGGGCAGTCTGGGCCGGTTTGAATGTTGCTGATTCCAGGTTTGCACATCTGAGCGCTGGCTGCGGCGGCATCGCAATTCCGGGGAAACTGGGGCCCTGATTATCAGCATAACTGTGCAGCGCAGTGCTAGCGCAACTATCATCAATGTCTTGCTGAAGTgcccctcacctcacctgACGGGGGGAGCCTTTTCCACTTGAActcatctcatcatcggTCGATTGCACTAGGTTTCTGGGTTTTTAAGTCTCTGGGTCCCGTCATCGGAGTAGGTATACGGATATCGTCGATTCAATTCAGGTGGTTGAGGTCGAGTGGTGCCCAACCCAAGTCTTTCTTCCAGGTCCAGCCCGCCAATCAGCAGCGGCTTGCTGGTTGGTCTGTgcgagggttagggttggtCCTGATGATCGCAGGGCAACTGGGGAATTTGGGGATTCGATTGGGCATTGATTCTGCCCTCTTTTTCGTTGCTGCTGTGCATGCGATGGATGCGTTGTCGCAGGGTTCGTGCATGGTGCATCAGGACCCAACCAGACCCTGGCAAAGTCAACGGCCGGTCTCCATtgtctccctctctctctttgctCGCTCGAACTCGAGTTGTCCAT
The window above is part of the Podospora pseudopauciseta strain CBS 411.78 chromosome 2 map unlocalized CBS411.78m_2.2, whole genome shotgun sequence genome. Proteins encoded here:
- a CDS encoding uncharacterized protein (EggNog:ENOG503P8BT) — its product is MARKKKSGAARKGIDGQLALPRHDMDPRPETSPYASPTCTVPFASPLTLPKDILLRSPRLHAAYEDNLPELPEISDDVSHVLVHYLHTGTYETLKPKAADDLPRQIAELKTSIQAYAAAKHYDLPDLMKLAEAKIERYGEGLPLPSLLEVARDAHPNLCDNDDWFLNFLRAKIRPHLKDAKALRESDLLDQISNILSPNRVLLRTVLEIFCESYVPKPQPPPPSQQAAPQQPQSQQQQQQQPSTPGSSRATSPPPAPGTPMSNIDLRSRTISREDSFPTPSSRKSTKTAVPWPSQDEMSGTDGQHDSPNEAFSDPYLPALPVQTSQQVQVEEPLAQSKPVFELDPISETPTVVEHEEPAREAFREVVEEIKVKAHEQVHTEDLAHLAPVLEEKEKEKEKQVEKLGPVPTLAKQRERADSGKHIDMDPEPAGEFRALPVLQEGPTSSVPIVISDKVPALEPKINPRAALRQADSGFWSEIDTASEHEQAVVGKEALAPAVVEVEVPLTPLQEVLPVAEINELVSAPSKAGDDQERNQNKPSVAAPINDKAKLDSPKDEAKDEASEPAKEEAETASQPALSALLPSPKPAIALPSKLELPAEILEAVSASVAEDTQEQKEEDKEDQMEKSVFPATHLSQEGPSISKEPEVAEAAPAPKVEVENTVTQGTQEDADKVPDVADTVGPAESQTAEQKPQPESEPAASTVEQPQPVPVVVPKTSRARSLRSLKNGVMGRGSSSSLHLTLARTRSKFSSSNKNLPVSVSLPAAESSSAPKPEAEAPAIKGKSQSPAVVSGSGGGWKKKLFRYPVLFGRGM